From Chryseobacterium shandongense, the proteins below share one genomic window:
- a CDS encoding O-succinylhomoserine sulfhydrylase — protein sequence MENENFETFAIRTQTESTQFDEHSTPLYLTSSFIFQDAEDMRASFAEEKQKNLYSRFSNPNVTEFTDKIAKMEGAEAGYAFATGMAAIYSTFATLLNAGDHIVSCQSVFGSTHTLFTKYFPKWNIETTYFKAEDAENVEKHIRPNTKILYLETPTNPAIEVLDLEFFGQIAKKHNLIFIVDNCFATPYLQQPIKYGADIVVHSATKLIDGQGRVLGGVAVGREDLIREIYLFARNTGPAMSPFNAWVLSKSLETLAIRVEKHCENALKVAEFLENHTNVELVKYPFLKSHPSYEIAKKQMKLGGNIVAFEIKGGIEGGRNFLDKIKMCSLSANLGDTRTIVTHPASTTHSKLSDEERNEVGITAGLVRCSVGLENVEDIIADLKQALD from the coding sequence ATGGAAAACGAAAATTTTGAAACCTTTGCCATAAGAACCCAGACTGAAAGTACTCAGTTTGATGAGCATTCAACGCCTTTGTATCTCACCTCCAGCTTTATTTTTCAGGATGCGGAAGATATGCGGGCAAGTTTTGCGGAAGAAAAACAGAAAAACCTGTACAGCCGCTTTTCAAACCCGAATGTAACAGAATTTACCGATAAAATTGCCAAAATGGAAGGCGCAGAAGCAGGATATGCTTTTGCCACAGGAATGGCAGCGATTTATTCAACATTTGCGACTTTGTTAAATGCAGGAGACCATATCGTAAGCTGTCAGTCGGTTTTTGGTTCTACACATACACTGTTTACAAAATATTTCCCGAAATGGAATATCGAAACAACTTATTTCAAAGCGGAAGATGCCGAAAATGTTGAAAAACATATTAGACCGAACACAAAAATTCTATATCTGGAAACACCTACCAATCCGGCGATTGAAGTTTTGGATCTGGAGTTTTTCGGACAAATTGCGAAAAAACACAATTTAATTTTCATTGTAGATAACTGTTTTGCGACACCTTACCTTCAGCAACCAATCAAATACGGAGCAGATATCGTGGTGCATTCCGCAACCAAATTAATAGATGGGCAAGGTAGGGTTTTAGGCGGAGTTGCCGTAGGAAGAGAAGATCTGATCCGTGAAATTTATCTTTTCGCAAGAAACACCGGACCTGCCATGTCGCCTTTCAACGCATGGGTTTTGTCTAAAAGTCTCGAAACACTTGCAATTCGTGTAGAAAAACATTGCGAGAACGCCTTAAAAGTTGCCGAATTTTTAGAAAACCATACCAATGTAGAGTTGGTAAAATATCCCTTCTTAAAATCTCATCCAAGCTATGAAATTGCTAAAAAACAGATGAAGTTAGGCGGAAACATCGTTGCCTTCGAAATCAAAGGAGGAATCGAAGGCGGAAGAAACTTTTTAGATAAAATAAAAATGTGTTCCCTTTCCGCAAACTTAGGCGATACGAGAACCATTGTAACACATCCGGCTTCTACAACGCACTCCAAATTATCCGATGAAGAAAGAAACGAAGTAGGAATCACGGCAGGTTTGGTTCGCTGCTCGGTTGGTCTGGAAAATGTGGAAGATATCATTGCAGATTTAAAACAGGCATTGGATTAA
- a CDS encoding ACT domain-containing protein: MKNNANEIKFLRNRSIIKFEGEDFLGEIGIDGRIFKALTLARISVGVISQQAIENGISILVHENDSEKAVNCLIDEFESERKSGKVSQIYSINNVSILGFVAQDFNKILAELARNNVFPLLLNQIAAEKRVNIVVTSSQDEKAKNIIESEISKKPKTVHLAIIGHGNVGKTLIEQVLESSEEIKRRKKIDLKVVAVANSKRIAFNKKGFGSNWNDEVLTAENPSDVQQLIRFSKENQLENLIVVDNTASKDFVRNYHTLAENGFDLVSSNKIFNTLPISEYRQLRYTLNKNNRRYLYETNVGAGLPLIDTIKLLHLSGENITRIKGVFSGTLSYVFNNFSLRNDKFSTIINEALEKGYTEPDPREDLSGNDVARKLLILARELDLINEFEDINIQNLVPEGLLSVSKSEFLSRLEELDEEYQEIKENQEEGHVLRYVGDLHGDLQKEKGELDVKLISVPATSALGQLKGSDSIFEIYTESYGENPIVIMGAGAGARVTARGVFGDILRVSETK, from the coding sequence ATGAAAAATAATGCAAACGAAATAAAATTTTTGAGAAACAGGTCAATCATCAAATTTGAAGGAGAGGATTTCTTAGGTGAAATCGGTATTGACGGACGGATTTTTAAAGCGCTTACCTTGGCGCGAATTAGTGTGGGAGTAATTTCACAGCAGGCCATAGAAAACGGAATTTCCATTTTGGTTCATGAAAATGATTCCGAAAAAGCAGTGAATTGCCTGATTGATGAATTTGAATCAGAAAGAAAATCAGGGAAAGTTTCCCAAATTTATAGCATTAATAATGTGTCGATTTTAGGATTTGTTGCGCAAGATTTTAATAAAATATTGGCCGAATTGGCTAGAAATAATGTTTTTCCGTTGTTGCTTAATCAGATTGCAGCAGAGAAAAGAGTGAATATTGTGGTTACTTCATCTCAGGATGAAAAAGCAAAAAATATCATAGAATCTGAAATTTCTAAAAAGCCAAAGACAGTTCACTTGGCTATTATCGGTCATGGGAACGTAGGAAAGACATTAATAGAGCAGGTTCTGGAATCGTCAGAAGAAATTAAAAGAAGGAAAAAAATCGATCTTAAAGTAGTAGCTGTTGCCAACTCGAAAAGGATCGCATTTAACAAAAAAGGTTTTGGCAGTAATTGGAATGATGAGGTCCTAACAGCGGAAAATCCTTCTGATGTTCAGCAATTGATTCGCTTTTCAAAAGAAAATCAGTTGGAAAATTTAATTGTTGTGGATAATACGGCAAGCAAAGACTTCGTGAGAAATTATCACACATTGGCAGAAAACGGCTTCGATCTGGTTTCTTCCAATAAAATTTTCAATACCCTTCCGATTTCAGAATACCGTCAACTAAGATATACGTTGAACAAAAACAATCGTCGTTATCTTTATGAAACCAATGTAGGAGCAGGTTTGCCGTTGATTGATACTATCAAGCTTCTACACCTTTCAGGAGAAAATATTACCAGAATTAAAGGTGTTTTTTCCGGAACATTAAGCTATGTTTTCAATAATTTTTCTTTGAGAAATGATAAGTTTTCTACCATCATTAATGAAGCACTCGAAAAAGGATATACAGAACCGGATCCAAGAGAAGATCTCTCCGGAAACGACGTAGCGAGAAAGTTATTGATCCTTGCCAGAGAATTAGACCTCATCAACGAATTTGAAGACATCAATATTCAGAATTTAGTTCCGGAGGGCCTACTTTCCGTTTCAAAATCGGAATTCCTTTCAAGATTGGAAGAATTAGATGAAGAATATCAGGAAATCAAAGAAAATCAGGAGGAAGGACACGTTTTAAGATATGTAGGAGATCTGCACGGCGATTTACAGAAAGAAAAAGGTGAACTAGATGTGAAACTGATATCCGTTCCGGCAACCTCCGCTTTAGGACAATTGAAAGGATCAGATTCAATCTTCGAAATCTACACCGAAAGTTATGGTGAAAACCCAATTGTCATCATGGGAGCAGGAGCCGGAGCGAGGGTTACCGCAAGAGGAGTCTTCGGAGATATTTTAAGAGTAAGTGAAACGAAATAA
- a CDS encoding MGH1-like glycoside hydrolase domain-containing protein — protein sequence MIAEKQRLQNTDWKNWGPYVSNRQWGNVREDYSPNGDAWNFANHNNAESYAYRWGEEGIAGISDAKQIFCFALSFWNKKDKMVKERFFGLSNPQGNHGEDIKEIFYYLDNTPTHSYMKMLYKYPINAFPYDDIRSENAKRSKKQPEYELFDTGIFDKDEYFDIFIEYAKADHNDFLVRITVFNRSTSDAPLVLAPTVWFRNNWKWGYNTYKGQTAASHKGCINVQHDSISIKKFYSRDTNAESVFCENETNTPKLYGAPYPGNTYFKDGINDYIIYGSNTINPEKRGTKASFLLNATIEAGASKSFDFRLSPENIDEPFENFDEIFSARIEEANEFYEEIQNDVVNEDERNVQRQAFAGLLWNKQFYHYNVGKWLKGDPNFAAPRDFNNYVRNTEWNHLHNKDIISMPDKWEYPWYATWDLAFHCVPYAIIDAEFAKGQLLLLTKEWYMHPNGQLPAYEWNLSDVNPPVHAWSCFRVFKIDEKQNGKPDLLFLEKVFQKLLLNFTWWVNRKDKNGKNIFGGGFLGLDNIGAFDRNMVLKDGQHLEQADGTSWMAMYALNMMRIAMELAQYYQVYEDMAIKFFEHYLYIAEAMENLGEGTKGLWNEEDGFFYDVLQLGNGDSVSLKLRSIVGLIPMFAVEIIDHHLLDKMPNFVERMEWVLKNKPELTKLVSHWEEEGQGRKHLMSILRKTRLTKVLSRMLDEKEFLSDYGIRAMSKVYEENPFIFSVHGTENVVYYTPGESDSRMFGGNSNWRGPIWFPINFLIVESLQRFHFYYGNSMKVELPTGSGDKRNLDEVAQNISNRLCSIFLKDDVGQRPFNGGNPKFNYDENFKNYITFFEYFHGDNGRGIGASHQTGWTATVAKLLKPRMSF from the coding sequence ATGATTGCTGAAAAACAACGATTACAAAACACAGACTGGAAAAACTGGGGACCATACGTCAGTAACCGGCAATGGGGAAATGTTAGGGAAGATTATAGCCCCAACGGCGATGCATGGAATTTTGCCAATCACAATAATGCAGAAAGCTATGCTTATCGTTGGGGAGAGGAAGGTATTGCCGGAATCTCAGACGCTAAGCAAATTTTTTGTTTCGCCCTTTCCTTTTGGAATAAAAAGGATAAGATGGTAAAAGAACGTTTTTTCGGGTTGAGTAACCCTCAGGGAAATCATGGTGAAGATATTAAGGAGATTTTTTATTATCTGGATAATACTCCTACTCACAGCTATATGAAAATGCTGTATAAATATCCCATCAATGCTTTTCCTTATGACGACATTCGTTCCGAAAATGCCAAAAGAAGCAAAAAACAGCCTGAATATGAACTTTTTGACACAGGAATTTTTGACAAGGATGAATATTTTGATATTTTCATTGAATATGCGAAAGCGGATCATAATGATTTTTTAGTAAGGATAACAGTTTTTAACAGAAGTACTAGTGATGCGCCTCTTGTATTGGCACCTACTGTATGGTTCCGAAATAACTGGAAATGGGGCTACAATACTTATAAAGGACAGACAGCTGCTTCCCATAAAGGCTGCATCAATGTTCAGCATGATAGTATTTCCATAAAAAAATTCTATTCAAGAGATACGAATGCGGAAAGTGTATTCTGCGAAAACGAAACCAACACTCCAAAGTTATACGGAGCTCCATATCCCGGAAACACGTATTTTAAGGATGGAATTAATGATTATATAATCTATGGCAGCAATACGATAAATCCCGAAAAAAGAGGAACCAAAGCTTCATTTCTATTAAATGCAACCATTGAGGCCGGAGCATCGAAGTCTTTCGATTTCAGGCTTTCTCCAGAAAATATTGATGAACCTTTTGAAAATTTTGATGAAATCTTCAGTGCGCGAATTGAAGAAGCTAATGAATTTTACGAGGAGATCCAAAATGATGTTGTGAATGAAGATGAAAGAAATGTACAAAGGCAGGCTTTTGCAGGATTGCTCTGGAATAAGCAGTTTTACCACTACAATGTAGGAAAGTGGCTCAAAGGTGATCCTAACTTTGCAGCACCAAGAGACTTTAATAATTATGTTAGAAATACGGAATGGAACCATCTCCACAATAAAGATATCATCTCAATGCCCGACAAGTGGGAATATCCATGGTACGCAACATGGGATCTTGCCTTTCATTGTGTTCCGTATGCCATTATTGATGCAGAGTTTGCGAAAGGACAGCTTCTATTGCTTACAAAAGAATGGTATATGCACCCTAACGGACAGCTTCCAGCCTACGAATGGAACCTGAGCGATGTAAATCCACCGGTACACGCATGGTCCTGCTTCAGAGTCTTCAAAATTGATGAAAAGCAAAACGGCAAACCTGATCTTTTATTTTTAGAAAAAGTTTTTCAGAAACTACTTCTGAACTTTACCTGGTGGGTCAACCGAAAGGATAAAAACGGTAAAAATATATTCGGAGGCGGATTCCTCGGTCTCGATAATATCGGTGCTTTTGACCGGAATATGGTATTGAAAGACGGGCAACATCTTGAGCAGGCCGACGGAACGAGCTGGATGGCGATGTATGCTTTGAATATGATGCGTATTGCAATGGAGCTGGCTCAGTATTATCAGGTTTATGAAGATATGGCCATTAAATTTTTTGAACATTACCTGTATATTGCCGAAGCGATGGAGAACCTCGGTGAAGGAACAAAAGGACTCTGGAACGAAGAGGACGGCTTTTTCTACGATGTTTTACAACTTGGAAACGGCGACAGTGTTTCTCTAAAATTAAGAAGTATTGTAGGCCTTATCCCAATGTTTGCTGTGGAAATTATTGATCATCATCTGCTCGATAAAATGCCAAATTTTGTTGAAAGAATGGAATGGGTGCTTAAAAACAAACCTGAGCTTACAAAATTGGTTTCCCACTGGGAAGAGGAGGGCCAGGGAAGAAAGCATCTCATGAGCATCCTGAGAAAGACCAGACTTACAAAAGTTCTGAGCAGAATGCTTGATGAAAAAGAATTTTTAAGCGATTACGGAATACGGGCTATGTCTAAAGTTTACGAAGAAAATCCTTTTATATTTTCGGTTCACGGTACGGAAAATGTTGTTTATTATACTCCAGGAGAGAGTGACAGCCGAATGTTCGGAGGGAACAGCAACTGGAGAGGGCCGATATGGTTTCCGATCAACTTTCTTATTGTGGAAAGTTTACAGCGATTCCATTTTTACTACGGAAACAGCATGAAAGTGGAACTTCCTACAGGCAGCGGCGATAAGCGAAATCTTGATGAAGTGGCTCAAAATATAAGCAATAGATTGTGTTCTATCTTTCTAAAAGATGATGTTGGACAACGACCTTTCAACGGAGGGAATCCAAAATTCAATTACGATGAAAATTTCAAGAACTACATCACATTTTTTGAATATTTCCACGGCGATAACGGTCGGGGAATAGGAGCTTCCCATCAAACCGGATGGACAGCAACTGTTGCAAAACTGCTGAAGCCAAGAATGTCATTTTAA
- a CDS encoding alpha/beta fold hydrolase: METELKHINFSYQTDSGKEYHIPLSYQLFGRELFSAPIILVNHAFTGNSDVAGEKGWWKKLIGKNKVINTNQYTILCFNIPGNGYDNFFIKDHEDFTVSDVANIFLKGLEFLNIKTLHAIIGGSLGGGIGWEMLTKNPHLTEIFIPIACDYKTHDWLHAQCLVQKFLLNQNDEPLQKARMHAMLCYRTPESLNGRFQNKYNKEKQRLESEDWLIYHGNALNERFSLQSYHLMNHLLMNINAEESQLEKIESYIHLIAVDTDLFFPASEIRMCFEKLKKDKANVFYHEITSVHGHDAFLMEYEQLNTIIKNIL; encoded by the coding sequence TTGGAAACCGAACTAAAACATATTAATTTTTCATACCAAACCGATTCCGGAAAGGAATATCATATCCCGTTGAGCTATCAGCTTTTCGGGAGAGAATTGTTTTCCGCACCGATCATTCTCGTAAACCATGCTTTTACCGGAAATTCAGATGTTGCGGGAGAAAAAGGGTGGTGGAAGAAACTGATCGGTAAAAATAAGGTCATTAATACGAATCAATACACCATTCTGTGTTTCAATATTCCCGGAAATGGGTATGATAATTTTTTTATTAAAGATCATGAAGATTTTACAGTTTCAGACGTTGCAAATATTTTTTTGAAAGGTCTTGAGTTTTTAAATATTAAAACCTTACACGCTATTATCGGAGGCTCTCTGGGAGGAGGAATCGGGTGGGAGATGCTTACGAAAAATCCTCACCTTACAGAAATTTTTATTCCTATTGCCTGCGATTATAAAACCCATGACTGGCTTCATGCGCAATGTCTTGTTCAGAAATTCTTATTAAACCAAAACGATGAACCTTTGCAAAAAGCGAGAATGCATGCCATGTTGTGCTACCGGACACCGGAATCTTTAAATGGCAGATTCCAGAATAAGTACAATAAAGAAAAACAGCGGCTGGAATCGGAGGATTGGCTGATTTATCACGGAAATGCTCTAAACGAAAGGTTTAGTTTACAATCTTACCATCTCATGAATCATTTGCTGATGAACATTAATGCTGAAGAATCCCAATTAGAAAAAATAGAATCTTACATCCATCTCATTGCGGTAGATACGGATCTTTTCTTTCCTGCTTCTGAAATCCGAATGTGCTTTGAAAAATTAAAGAAAGATAAAGCGAATGTATTCTATCATGAAATCACTTCAGTTCATGGGCACGATGCCTTCCTAATGGAATACGAACAATTAAATACAATCATAAAAAATATTTTGTAG